From Streptomyces durmitorensis, a single genomic window includes:
- a CDS encoding SH3 domain-containing protein, producing the protein MSENVIAPESAEAIEAVAAKTYAIAADVNVRSGPGTSYSKVGRVSAGTRVTIHCQKPGEKVTGPTGTSKLWDRIGSGRYVSDTYVRTGSDGYVAPRC; encoded by the coding sequence ATGAGCGAGAACGTCATAGCGCCGGAGTCCGCGGAGGCCATCGAGGCCGTGGCGGCAAAGACGTACGCCATCGCCGCGGACGTCAACGTCCGCTCAGGACCGGGCACGTCGTACAGCAAGGTGGGCCGCGTCTCGGCGGGCACCCGGGTGACGATCCACTGCCAGAAGCCCGGCGAGAAGGTCACGGGCCCGACCGGCACGTCGAAGCTCTGGGACCGCATCGGCAGCGGCCGCTACGTCTCCGACACGTACGTCCGCACAGGCAGCGACGGCTACGTGGCACCGCGCTGCTGA